The following coding sequences lie in one Variovorax terrae genomic window:
- a CDS encoding SnoaL-like domain-containing protein: MEIQELAQAFTALCKQGKFEDAGRVHWADDIVSLEPMTGEMAELKGRAAVEGKGAWWYANHEIHDVSVEGPYVHGQQFVVRFKMDVTPKGGQRMAMDEVGLYTVRNGKIVEERFFFGGGA; this comes from the coding sequence ATGGAGATCCAGGAACTGGCGCAGGCTTTCACCGCGCTGTGCAAGCAGGGGAAATTCGAGGACGCCGGCCGCGTCCACTGGGCCGACGACATCGTCTCGCTCGAACCCATGACCGGCGAGATGGCCGAGCTCAAGGGCCGCGCCGCGGTCGAGGGCAAGGGCGCCTGGTGGTACGCCAACCACGAGATTCACGACGTGAGCGTCGAAGGCCCCTATGTGCACGGCCAGCAGTTCGTCGTGCGCTTCAAGATGGACGTCACGCCCAAGGGCGGCCAGCGCATGGCGATGGACGAAGTGGGGCTCTACACGGTGCGCAACGGCAAGATCGTGGAGGAGCGCTTCTTCTTCGGCGGCGGAGCCTGA
- a CDS encoding MaoC/PaaZ C-terminal domain-containing protein yields MTTSLKTGDSMSFRKTLTVAEQAMYTGISGNLAPLYVDQRAAREAGFDAMLSFELNGVALATTALNRLAGPGWRLAALQIDFSAPVLVGQTIESRVEVTAADAASVTCSVRCAVAGAHAVAEGTARLVPVAAGR; encoded by the coding sequence ATGACCACCTCCCTCAAGACCGGCGACAGCATGTCGTTCCGCAAGACCCTCACCGTGGCCGAGCAGGCCATGTACACCGGCATCAGCGGCAATCTCGCGCCGCTGTATGTCGACCAGCGCGCCGCGCGCGAAGCGGGCTTCGACGCCATGCTGTCCTTCGAGCTCAACGGCGTGGCGCTGGCCACCACGGCGCTCAACCGCCTGGCTGGCCCAGGCTGGCGGCTGGCCGCGCTGCAGATCGACTTCAGCGCGCCGGTGCTGGTCGGCCAGACCATCGAATCGCGGGTCGAAGTGACTGCCGCCGACGCGGCCAGCGTGACCTGCAGCGTGCGCTGCGCCGTGGCCGGCGCCCACGCAGTGGCCGAAGGCACGGCACGCCTGGTGCCGGTGGCTGCGGGGCGCTGA
- the bktB gene encoding beta-ketothiolase BktB has protein sequence MTRDVVVVSAVRTAIGTFGGSLKDVPPTELGALVVRESLARASVAGQDVGHVVFGHVVNTEPRDMYLSRVAALNGGCAEGTPAFNVNRLCGSGLQAIVSASQSILLGDADVAIGGGAENMSRAPYASLATRFGARMGDTKMVDMMIGALHDPFHTIHMGVTAENIAAKWGITREDQDQLAVESHHRAERATQAGYFKDQIVPVMLKSRKGEVAYATDEHFRAGATMDDLAKLKPVFVKENGTVTAGNASGINDAAAAVVLMEAQAAQARGAKPLARLVAYAHAGVDPKYMGIGPVPATQLALKKAGLTVNDLDVIEANEAFAAQACAVTRDLGLDPAKVNPNGSGISLGHPIGATGAVITVKALHELQRIQGRYALVTMCIGGGQGIAAIFERL, from the coding sequence ATGACCCGTGACGTCGTCGTCGTTTCCGCCGTGCGCACCGCCATCGGCACCTTTGGCGGCAGCCTCAAGGACGTGCCGCCCACCGAACTCGGCGCGCTCGTGGTGCGCGAGTCGCTCGCCCGCGCCAGCGTGGCGGGCCAGGACGTGGGCCACGTGGTGTTCGGCCACGTGGTCAACACCGAGCCCAGGGACATGTACCTCTCGCGCGTGGCGGCCCTCAACGGCGGCTGCGCCGAAGGCACGCCCGCGTTCAACGTGAACCGCCTGTGCGGCTCGGGCCTGCAGGCCATCGTCTCGGCCAGCCAGTCGATCCTGCTGGGCGATGCCGACGTCGCCATCGGCGGCGGCGCCGAGAACATGAGCCGCGCGCCCTACGCCAGCCTGGCCACGCGCTTTGGCGCGCGCATGGGCGACACCAAGATGGTCGACATGATGATCGGCGCGCTGCACGACCCCTTCCACACCATCCACATGGGCGTGACGGCCGAGAACATCGCGGCCAAGTGGGGCATCACGCGCGAGGACCAGGACCAGCTGGCCGTCGAGAGCCACCACCGCGCCGAGCGCGCCACGCAGGCGGGCTACTTCAAGGACCAGATCGTGCCCGTGATGCTCAAGAGCCGCAAGGGCGAGGTGGCCTACGCGACCGACGAGCATTTCCGCGCCGGCGCCACGATGGACGACCTGGCCAAGCTCAAGCCCGTGTTCGTGAAGGAGAACGGCACGGTGACGGCGGGCAACGCCTCGGGCATCAACGACGCGGCCGCCGCCGTGGTGCTGATGGAAGCCCAGGCGGCCCAGGCGCGCGGTGCCAAGCCCCTGGCGCGCCTCGTGGCCTACGCCCACGCGGGCGTGGACCCGAAGTACATGGGCATCGGCCCCGTGCCCGCCACCCAGCTCGCGCTCAAGAAGGCCGGCCTCACGGTGAACGACCTGGACGTGATCGAGGCCAACGAGGCCTTCGCGGCCCAGGCCTGCGCCGTCACACGCGACCTGGGGCTGGACCCGGCCAAGGTCAACCCCAACGGCTCGGGCATCTCGCTGGGCCACCCCATCGGCGCCACCGGCGCGGTCATCACGGTGAAGGCCCTGCACGAGCTGCAGCGCATCCAGGGCCGCTACGCGCTGGTGACCATGTGCATCGGCGGCGGCCAGGGCATCGCGGCCATCTTCGAGCGCCTCTGA
- a CDS encoding MaoC family dehydratase: MYDLKPFDSLHVGDEVSVSKTITEADGALYIAATGDFGPVHVDDSYAQTTRFGRRLAPGIMVAGICTNVLTAELAGTLGVSIEDRFWFTGPVFYGDTIRFRVWIHEMNAETRTVTWQASAANEEGREVLKAEATLKFPRVKPRADTPAA, from the coding sequence ATGTACGACCTCAAGCCCTTTGACAGCCTGCACGTCGGCGACGAGGTGTCGGTCAGCAAGACCATCACCGAAGCCGATGGCGCGCTCTACATCGCCGCCACCGGCGACTTCGGCCCGGTGCACGTGGACGACAGCTACGCGCAGACCACGCGCTTCGGCCGCCGGCTGGCGCCCGGCATCATGGTCGCCGGCATCTGCACCAACGTGCTCACGGCCGAGCTGGCCGGCACGCTGGGCGTTTCCATCGAAGACCGCTTCTGGTTCACCGGGCCGGTGTTCTACGGCGACACCATCCGCTTTCGCGTGTGGATCCACGAGATGAACGCCGAGACCCGCACCGTCACCTGGCAGGCCAGCGCCGCCAACGAGGAAGGGCGCGAAGTGCTCAAGGCCGAGGCCACGCTCAAGTTCCCGCGCGTCAAGCCGCGCGCCGACACCCCCGCCGCCTGA
- a CDS encoding DUF4286 family protein: protein MTATPHPTPPLLHIVRVDIAPEHEDAFNRWYDEVHVPALLACPGWLSARRFVSLEDGPKYAAIYEIAGDWVYDTPEFHAVKGFMEFTPHVRNFMRQRLAPLARP, encoded by the coding sequence ATGACCGCCACGCCCCACCCCACCCCGCCCCTCTTGCACATCGTGCGCGTGGACATCGCGCCCGAGCACGAGGACGCCTTCAACCGCTGGTACGACGAGGTGCACGTGCCCGCCCTGCTCGCCTGCCCGGGCTGGCTGTCGGCGCGCCGCTTCGTCTCGCTCGAAGACGGGCCGAAATACGCGGCCATCTACGAAATCGCCGGCGACTGGGTGTATGACACGCCCGAGTTCCATGCCGTCAAGGGCTTCATGGAATTCACGCCCCACGTGCGCAACTTCATGCGCCAGCGCTTGGCCCCGCTGGCCCGGCCATGA
- a CDS encoding acyl-CoA dehydrogenase family protein, with product MLDYSIPSETQLLLDTVRRFVVQEVQPLEAETEALGRVPPEALQRVRKQAQDLGLFAMNMPEDTGGGGLSHVDMCLVEEELGKTSDALIRRIFGQVYPMLLACRGEQREKYLLPTVRGEKICAMAITEPGAGSDAAAISTTATQDGDHWVLNGRKHFISDGDIADYVIVMAVHDKEKRARGGISLFLVDKGTPGFEVTSVQPMMGHRGYGHAELVFENCRIPAGAVMGEVGEGFKLIMNSVSGIRLAHIGARAVGMGQRVLELMRNHANDRKQFGQPIGEFQMVQQMIADSATELFATRMMVLNTAWELDQGIDCRDKVSMVKLYASEMLGRVADRGIQVFGGMGFTKELPLERIYRDCRVTRIYDGTSEIHRMLIARSVMKRGLVL from the coding sequence ATGCTCGACTACTCCATTCCTTCCGAGACCCAGCTGCTGCTGGACACCGTGCGCCGCTTCGTGGTGCAGGAAGTCCAACCGCTCGAAGCCGAAACCGAGGCCCTCGGGCGCGTGCCGCCCGAAGCGCTGCAGCGCGTGCGCAAGCAGGCGCAGGATCTGGGCCTGTTTGCCATGAACATGCCCGAGGACACCGGTGGCGGCGGCTTGAGCCACGTCGACATGTGCCTGGTCGAGGAAGAGCTCGGCAAGACCTCGGACGCGCTGATCCGCCGCATCTTCGGCCAGGTCTACCCGATGCTGCTGGCCTGCCGGGGCGAGCAGCGCGAGAAGTACCTGCTGCCCACGGTGCGCGGCGAGAAGATCTGCGCCATGGCCATCACCGAGCCCGGCGCGGGCTCGGACGCCGCGGCCATCAGCACCACCGCCACGCAGGACGGCGACCACTGGGTGCTCAACGGCCGCAAGCATTTCATCAGCGACGGCGACATCGCCGACTACGTGATCGTGATGGCCGTGCACGACAAGGAGAAACGCGCGCGCGGCGGCATCTCGCTGTTCCTCGTGGACAAGGGCACGCCCGGCTTCGAGGTGACCAGCGTGCAGCCGATGATGGGCCACCGCGGCTACGGTCACGCCGAGCTGGTGTTCGAGAACTGCCGCATCCCGGCCGGCGCCGTGATGGGCGAGGTGGGCGAAGGCTTCAAGCTCATCATGAACAGCGTCTCGGGCATTCGCCTGGCGCACATCGGCGCGCGCGCCGTGGGCATGGGCCAGCGCGTGCTGGAGCTGATGCGCAACCACGCCAACGACCGCAAGCAGTTCGGCCAGCCCATCGGGGAGTTCCAGATGGTGCAGCAGATGATCGCCGACTCGGCCACCGAGCTGTTCGCCACGCGCATGATGGTGCTCAACACGGCCTGGGAGCTGGACCAGGGCATCGACTGCCGCGACAAGGTCTCGATGGTCAAGCTCTACGCCTCCGAGATGCTGGGCCGCGTGGCCGACCGCGGCATCCAGGTGTTCGGCGGCATGGGCTTCACCAAGGAGCTGCCGCTGGAGCGCATCTACCGCGACTGCCGCGTGACGCGCATCTACGACGGCACCTCCGAAATCCACCGCATGCTGATCGCGCGCAGCGTGATGAAGCGCGGGTTGGTGTTGTGA
- a CDS encoding ureidoglycolate lyase, with translation MKLLQPRPLTREAFAPFGQVIELEGATQFAINGGTTQRFHDLARVDTLAEGGRPLISLFRAQPRAQPVRLTLMERHPLGSQAFLPLSAQPYLVVVAPDHGGRPGPLQAFVTCGWQGVNYDRNVWHHPLLALEAVCDFIVVDRGGEGCNLEEWPLAEPTGIF, from the coding sequence ATGAAGCTGCTGCAGCCCCGGCCGCTCACGCGCGAAGCCTTCGCGCCCTTCGGCCAGGTCATCGAGCTCGAGGGCGCCACGCAGTTCGCCATCAACGGCGGCACCACCCAGCGCTTTCACGACCTAGCGCGCGTGGACACCCTGGCCGAAGGCGGCCGCCCGCTCATCAGCCTGTTCCGGGCGCAGCCGCGTGCGCAGCCGGTCCGGCTGACCCTGATGGAGCGGCATCCGCTGGGCTCGCAGGCCTTCCTGCCGCTGTCCGCGCAGCCCTATCTCGTGGTGGTGGCGCCGGATCACGGCGGCCGCCCGGGGCCGCTGCAGGCCTTCGTCACCTGCGGCTGGCAGGGCGTCAACTACGACCGCAACGTCTGGCACCACCCGCTGCTGGCGCTCGAGGCGGTCTGCGACTTCATCGTCGTGGACCGTGGCGGCGAAGGCTGCAACCTCGAGGAATGGCCGCTGGCCGAGCCCACCGGCATTTTTTGA